Genomic segment of Paenibacillus sp. FSL R5-0912:
AATGCACTGTCTACTGTCGCAGATACAGCGGCACCTTGTACTAGCTGTTGGCTGCCAAGCGAAATGTTATAGCCGTATTCAGTATCTATTACACTGACATTGGCAATCTTGGAGAGCTTGTCCGTCAGCAGGTCACGTTGATCCCGCAGGTCATTTGCTTTATCGCCCATGCTCTCAATTTTGAAAATAGATGAGTTCAAATCTGCAATGGAAGTTAAATATCCCTGTACCTCAGTACCTTTGACTGCCACATTGGAGGCCAAATCCGTATCAAGGTTGCTGAGCTGTCTACTCATATAATTAAGTGCATCGGTCATAGCCTGAGCAGTCTGAACCACAATCTTCCGGGAAGTGCTGTCTTCCGGGTTCTTACTGAGATCCGACCAGGATTTCCAAAAATTATCGAGCACTGTACTTATACCCGTATCTGATGGTTCTTTAAAGATCGACTCCAGCTTATCCAGTGTATCCGATTGGATCGCCCAGCTCCCCAAAGCTGAATTCTCGCCCCGGTATTGGGTATCCAGAAAAGTCTCTCGAATCCGATCAATTGAACCGAATTCTACCCCTGTCCCCATCTGTCCCGGCAGTGTTGAGTTATTGAGACCATAGGCCTCGATAGGTATAGCCGCCTTCATATTCACACGCTGGCGTGTGTAGCCTTCCGTATTGGCGTTGGCTATGTTGTGGCCGGTTGTATTGAGCGCAGCAGTCTGGGTAAACAGGCTTCGTCTTGCAGTTTCTATCGAGTGAAATGTGGATGTCATGCTACTTGTTCCTCCCTTGTGATTGCTGCGGTGAAAGAGGCCATGAGGATAAACGGGTTATCCGCGGGCATCAAAAAGGCCCGGCCGAGTCACACTGCTGCCCTTGTCGGACGGATGATGGTATGTCATTTCCTGATTTGGTCTTCCGACAAGCAAATCCAGGGAATAATCTATAAAGGTAAGCGACTGCTCAATCAGCTTCTGATTCAGCTCATTGGCAAGTTTCAATTGCTGCAATGTGCCGGAAAGCTTCTGCTGAATATGCAGCAGGCGCGATTTGTCCTCAGGATCAAATACAAGGCGGGACAGCTCGGTAAGATTCAGATTCAGATTGGAACGGATTCCAACCCCCTGCAGAAAAGTAAATGCCGCTTCCGCACGCTTCTCTTCCAGCTGTCCGATCACCTTCATAAGCTTGGACTCACGGTTCAGGATGTCGATGAGACCCTCCACCTTGTTGTCCATGATGGTCTGTTTCTTGACAGCGGCCAAATCCAGCATTTGCACATGCGCTTCGTCCAGCCGCTCTAGCAATTCTAATAATGTCGTAAGTGCCATGGGTGTGTTCACCTAATTCTCGGAGGATTGCTTAAAGTAGGGGGCGAGTGTCTCTGCGAGCTTAGCTGCGTCAACCTGGTAGGTACCTGCGGATACTTGCTGTTTCAGGCTCTCGATCTTGTTCGCACGTTCAGCGTCAATCTTGCCGCTTTTCTGTGCCTGGAGCAGCTTAATGGCTTCATCCGAAATCGATACCTCGTCCTTGCGTGTGCTCTTCTTCATTTGTTCCTGCCTTTGCGATTCCGCACTCCGTTGATACGGGTTCATCGCGTTAATTCGTCCGGTCTCGTTAATTTTCATAACTTCCACCTTCCTTCTGATATAAAAAAGCCGATAATCTTTACTAAGTTTATCGGCCTTTGTTGAAACATTCTTTATAGCTGCAAACGTTTTTTTGCAGATTTTATTAGTTCCGGAACTTGTCCACGGCGCGGTATGCGGCATCCGAAGTCTTTTTGGTACTGCTTTTGTCCACAGTTTCCTTGGCAGCATTTGCCAGATCCTTGGTCAAGCGGCTGCGGCAGCTGTCGCACATATGCCCGTCACGGATCAAGGTTCCGCAGACTTCGCAAGGGTACATCATGTTAGGTGCGTTCGCTATGGAAATCCGGCCCTCACGAATGAAACGGGTGATTTCCTTAATGGAGATCTCCGTGGCATCGGACAGTTCCTGAATATTAGTGCCTCTATTTTTGCGCAGGTAGTCTACACAGATTTCATATTCATGCTCTAAATCTTTGATACAAGGCTGGCACAGGTTCATCAAATTCTTAACATATAGCCGGCCGCATCTTGGACAATTATCTACATTCATTTCTACCGCGGCTCCCTTCCTTACATTCTGCACAGCTTATAAATATCTTATGCTAATAAGATTACATGATAGCTGAAGTTCCGTCTATGGTTAGTATCGGTTGTGGAGCAGGTTTAATTTAATTTCCGAACGGCCGAAACCGCTAAGAACGTGCCCATGTCAGACTGTATATCTCCGCCGCATAGCCC
This window contains:
- a CDS encoding flagellar protein FlgN; protein product: MALTTLLELLERLDEAHVQMLDLAAVKKQTIMDNKVEGLIDILNRESKLMKVIGQLEEKRAEAAFTFLQGVGIRSNLNLNLTELSRLVFDPEDKSRLLHIQQKLSGTLQQLKLANELNQKLIEQSLTFIDYSLDLLVGRPNQEMTYHHPSDKGSSVTRPGLFDARG
- the flgM gene encoding flagellar biosynthesis anti-sigma factor FlgM; this encodes MKINETGRINAMNPYQRSAESQRQEQMKKSTRKDEVSISDEAIKLLQAQKSGKIDAERANKIESLKQQVSAGTYQVDAAKLAETLAPYFKQSSEN
- a CDS encoding TIGR03826 family flagellar region protein, with translation MNVDNCPRCGRLYVKNLMNLCQPCIKDLEHEYEICVDYLRKNRGTNIQELSDATEISIKEITRFIREGRISIANAPNMMYPCEVCGTLIRDGHMCDSCRSRLTKDLANAAKETVDKSSTKKTSDAAYRAVDKFRN